The genomic window CGAGCGGATCCGCCGCGCAGGCCACACCGTCATCGGATACGACCGGAACCCGGATCTCGCCGATGTCCACAGTCTCGAAGAGCTTGTGGGCAAGCTCAAGGGCCCGCGGGTCATATGGGTGATGGTCCCGGCCGGTGCCGCCACCCAGTCGACCATCGACGAGCTGGCCGAGCTGCTCCAGCCCGGTGACGTCGTCGTGGACGGCGGCAACTCCCGCTGGACGGACGACGAGAAGCACGCCGAGGAGCTGGCCGCCAAGGGCATCGGCTTCGTGGACTGCGGTGTCTCCGGCGGTGTCTGGGGCCTGGAGAACGGCTACGCGCTGATGTACGGCGGCGACGCGGAGAACGTCGCCAAGGTGCAGCCGGTCTTCGACGCGCTCAAGCCCGAGGGCGACCTCGGCGCGGTGCACGCCGGCAAGGTCGGTGCCGGGCACTTCGCGAAGATGGTCCACAACGGCATCGAGTACGCGATGATGCAGGCGTACGCCGAGGGCTGGGAGCTGCTGGAGAAGGTCGACTCGGTGACGGACGTCCGCGAGGTCTTCCGCTCCTGGCAGGAGGGCACCGTCATCCGCTCCTGGCTGCTCGACCTCGCCGTGAACGCCCTTGACGAGGACGAACACCTGGACCGGCTCAAGGGTTACGCCCAGGACTCCGGCGAAGGCCGATGGACCGTGGAGGCCGCCATCGACCACGCCGTGCCGCTGCCCGCGATCACGGCCTCCCTCTTCGCGCGGTTCGCGTCGCGCCAGCAGGACTCTCCGCAGATGAAGATGATCGCGGCGCTGCGGAACCAGTTCGGCGGCCACGCGGTCGAGAAGAAGTAGCCCAAGGCACAGAACGCAAGAACGAACGGTCTACGAGAAGTCATCCACAGGGCCGCACGGCGGTCCACAACCCTGGGGGAGGTCGGCACCCGACCATGCACGTCACGCATCTGTCGCTGGCCGACTTCCGCTCGTACGCCCGGGTCGACGTCCCGCTCGACCCGGGCGTCACCGCGTTCGTGGGCCCCAACGGGCAGGGCAAGACGAACCTGGTCGAGGCGGTCGGCTATCTCGCGACCCTCGGCAGCCACCGGGTGTCGTCGGACGCGCCCCTGGTCCGCATGGGCGCCGACCGCGCGGTGATCCGGGCGCAGGTGCGGCAGGGCGAGCGGCAGCAGCTGGTCGAGCTGGAACTGAACCCAGGCAAGGCCAACCGCGCCCGCATCAACAGGTCCTCGCAGGTCAGACCGCGTGACGTCCTCGGCATCGTACGGACCGTGCTGTTCGCGCCCGAGGACCTCGCCCTGGTCAAGGGCGATCCCGGTGAGCGGCGGCGCTTCCTCGACGAACTGATCACCGCGCGGGCCCCGCGCATGGCGGGCGTGCGCTCGGACTACGAACGGGTCCTCAAGCAGCGCAACACGCTCCTCAAGACGGCCGCGCTGGCTCGTCGGCACGGCGGCCGCACCATGGACCTGTCCACGCTCGACGTGTGGGACCAGCACCTCGCCGGCGTGGGAGCCGAGTTGCTTGCCCAGCGGCTGGACCTGGTCGCCGCGATACAGCCGCTCGCCGACAAGGCCTATGAGCAGTTGGCGCCCGGCGGCGGCCCGGTGAGTTTGGAATACAAACCCTCCTCGCCCGGCATCGTCGGCCACGCGCGCGAGGAGCTGTACGAGCAGCTGATGGCCGCCCTCGGCGAGGCCCGCAAGCAGGAGATCGAGCGAGGCGTCACCCTCGTGGGACCCCATCGAGACGATCTGGTTCTCAAACTCGGTCAGCTGCCCGCCAAGGGATACGCCTCCCACGGCGAGGCCTGGTCGTACGCCCTGGCGCTGCGGCTCGCCTCGTACGACCTGCTGCGGGCCGAGGGCAATGAGCCGGTGCTGATCCTCGACGACGTGTTCGCCGAGCTGGACGCCCGCCGGCGGGAGCGCCTGGCGGAACTGGTCGCACCGGGCGAGCAGGTGCTGGTGACCGCCGCAGTCGACGACGACGTACCGGACGTACTGACCGGGACGCGGTACACCGTGTCCGATGGGACGGTGGAGCGCGTATGAGCGGATCCGAGGGAACCCCGAAGCCTCCCGAGCCCTCCGGTGTGGACCTCGCGCGCGTGGCGCTACGCGCCGCGAAAGAAGCGGCACGCGCGCGAGGAGAAGCCACTCAGCAGCAGAAGCAGGCCCGGCGGGGCGGCGGGCTGCGCTCCGGCGCGCGCGCCGACGGCCGGGACCCGATGCCCCTCGGCCCCGCGATCAACCGCCTGATCACCGAGCGGGGCTGGGAGACGCCGGCCGCAGTCGGCGGGGTCATGGGCCGCTGGCCGCAGATCGTCGGCCACGACCTGGCCAGAAAATGCGTACCGGAGCGGTACGACGAGGACGAGCGAGTCCTGCATGTGCGGTGCGAGTCGACGGCATGGGCGACGAACGTGCGACTGCTCGCTCCGCAGTTGGTCGCCCGTCTCAACGAGGACCTCGGGCAGGGCACCGTACGGCTGCTGAAGGTCCACGGTCCGGCCGGCTCCGCCCGTCGCTACGGGCCACTGCGCGCCCCGGGAAGCACCGGGCCCGGCGACACCTACGGGTGACCGTAGTCACATTTTTGGGCGCTACCGCACCCATGAGCGGGGGCTCTTCGCCGCCGGGCGAACGGCCACGTGCTCCGGCGCGCACGTTCGCATGCGGTTGCGAACATCGACCTGACCCGGGAGTAGCAAAGGGTTGACATCCGGAAGCGCTGAGTGCCGCTGTGAGCCTCTTGGAGCCCCGCTCCGCATATGGGGAGTCGGGAGAGACCGGTTCAGGGCGGCACATGCGGACTCAGGTACCGGCAAACCCCCATCACTGTCGGCGCTACCGGTAGACTGGAAGCTAATCCCGCCCCATTCGTGGGGACCGCTTCGGAAACACTGTGCAACGCTGACAAAGGCTTCCACCGCAACATGCCGCAGCCGCTCCGGCAAACCCGCCGGGAGTCTGGCTTGTGCTGTGCCAGAAAGGGCGCTTCGTGGCCGATTCCGGCAACCCCAACGAGAACATCCTGTCCACCGAGGCCCCGGCTGGAGTCGCCGAGGCCTCAACCACGGCGTACGACGCCAGCGCCATCACCGTCCTCGAGGGCCTGGACGCGGTCCGCAAGCGACCCGGTATGTACATCGGTTCAACCGGTGAGCGCGGACTTCACCACCTTGTGCAAGAGGTCGTCGACAACTCCGTCGACGAGGCGCTGGCCGGCCACGCGGACACCATCGACGTCACGATCCTCGCCGACGGCGGCGTGCGGGTCGTCGACAACGGCCGTGGCATCCCGGTCGGCATCGTCCCCTCCGAGGGCAAGCCGGCCGTCGAGGTCGTGCTGACGGTCCTGCACGCGGGCGGCAAGTTCGGCGGCGGCGGCTACGCGGTCTCCGGCGGTCTGCACGGCGTGGGTGTCTCCGTTGTGAACGCTCTGTCGACCAAGGTCTCCGTCGAGATCAAGACCGATGGCTACCGCTGGACGCAGGACTACAAGTTGGGCGTCCCGACGGCCCCGCTTGCCCAGCACGAGGCCACGGACGAGCACGGCACCACGGTCACCTTCTGGGCCGACCCAGACATCTTCGAGACCACCGAGTACTCCTTCGAGACGCTCTCGCGGCGCTTCCAGGAGATGGCGTTCCTCAACAAGGGTCTGAGGATCAACCTCGCCGACGAGCGCGAGTCGGCGAAGGCCACGGCCGGCGCGGACGAGGCGGGCGAGGACGAGAAGCACGAGGTCAAGAGCGTCTCGTACCACTACGAAGGCGGCATCGTCGATTTCGTGAAGTACCTCAACTCCCGCAAGGGAGACGTGGTGCACCCCACCGTGATCGACCTCGAGGCCGAGGACAAGGACAAGAGCCTGTCCCTCGAACTCGCGATGCAGTGGAACGGCGGTTACACCGAGGGCGTCTACTCCTTCGCGAACATCATCCACACGCACGAGGGCGGTACGCACGAAGAAGGCTTCCGCGCGGCGCTGACGAACCTGGTCAACAAGTACGCGCGCGAGAAGAAGCTACTGCGTGAGAAGGACGACAACCTCACGGGTGACGACATCCGCGAGGGTCTGACGGCGATCATCTCGGTGAAGCTCAGCGAGCCGCAGTTCGAGGGCCAGACCAAGACCAAGCTGGGCAACACCGAGGTGAAGACCTTCGTCCAGAAGGTCGTCTACGAGCACCTGAACGACTGGCTGGACCGCAACCCGGTCGAGGCGGCGGACATCGTCCGCAAGGGCATCCAGGCGGCCACCGCGCGCGTGGCGGCCCGCAAGGCCCGGGACCTCACTCGGCGCAAGGGCCTCCTGGAGACGGCGTCCCTGCCGGGCAAGCTCTCCGACTGCCAGTCGAACGACCCCATCAAGTGCGAGATCTTCATCGTCGAGGGTGACTCCGCCGGCGGCTCGGCCAAGTCCGGCCGGAACCCCGAGTACCAGGCGATCCTCCCGATCCGCGGCAAGATCCTCAACGTGGAGAAGGCCAGGATCGACAAGATCCTGCAGAACCAGGAGATCCAGGCGCTGATCTCGGCCTTCGGTACCGGAGTCCACGAGGACTTCGACATCGAGAAGCTGCGCTATCACAAGATCATCCTGATGGCGGACGCCGACGTCGACGGCCAGCACATCAACACCCTGCTGCTGACCTTCCTGTTCCGCTTCATGCGGCCGCTGGTCGAGGCCGGGCACGTGTTCCTGTCCCGTCCGCCGCTCTACAAGATCAAGTGGGGTCGGGAGGACGTCGAGTACGCGTACTCCGACCGCGAGCGCGACGCGCTGATCGAGATGGGCCGCCAGCGCGGCAAGCGCATCCGGGAGGACTCGATCCAGCGCTTCAAGGGTCTCGGCGAGATGAACGCCGAGGAACTGCGCATCACGACGATGGACCAGGAGCACCGCGTCCTCGGCCAGGTCACCCTCGACGACGCAGCCCAGGCCGACGATCTCTTCTCGGTCCTGATGGGCGAGGACGTCGAGGCGCGCCGCGCGTTCATCCAGCGCAACGCCAAGGACGTCCGCTTCCTCGACATCTGAGTCGGTCTCAGCTGACCGCACCAGGAAGGATCTTCACCAGCAATGGCCGACCAGAACACCCCCGTGACGCCCGAAGAGGGCGGCGAGATCGTCATGCGTGTCGAGCCCGTCGGGCTCGAGACGGAGATGCAGCGCTCGTACCTCGACTACGCGATGTCCGTCATCGTGTCCCGCGCGCTGCCCGACGTACGCGACGGTCTCAAGCCCGTTCACCGCCGCGTCCTGTACGCGATGTACGACGGCGGCTACCGGCCCGAGAAGGGCTTCTACAAGTGCGCCCGTGTCGTCGGCGACGTCATGGGCAACTACCACCCGCACGGCGACTCCTCGATCTACGACGCCCTGGTCCGCCTCGCGCAGCCGTGGTCGATGCGGATGCCGCTGGTGGACTCCAACGGCAACTTCGGCTCTCCGGGCAACGACCCGGCGGCGGCCATGCGCTACACCGAGTGCAAGATGGCGCCGCTGTCGATGGAGATGGTCCGTGACATCGACGAGGAGACCGTCGACTTCACGGACAACTACGACGGCCGCTCCCAGGAGCCGACCGTCCTGCCCGCCCGCTTCCCGAACCTGCTGATCAACGGCTCGGCCGGTATCGCGGTCGGCATGGCGACCAACATCCCGCCGCACAACCTGCGCGAGGTCGCGGCCGGCGCGCAGTGGTACCTGGAGAACCCGGAGGCCTCCCACGAGGAGCTCCTGGACGCGTTGATCGAGCGCATCAAGGGCCCCGACTTCCCGACCGGCGCCCTGGTGGTCGGCCGCAAGGGCATCGAGGAGGCGTACCGCACGGGCCGCGGCTCCATCACGATGCGCGCGGTCGTCGAGGTCGAGGAGATCCAGAACCGCCAGTGCCTGGTGGTCACGGAACTGCCGTACCAGACCAACCCCGACAACCTCGCC from Streptomyces sp. DSM 40750 includes these protein-coding regions:
- the gnd gene encoding phosphogluconate dehydrogenase (NAD(+)-dependent, decarboxylating), whose protein sequence is MELGLVGLGKMGGNMRERIRRAGHTVIGYDRNPDLADVHSLEELVGKLKGPRVIWVMVPAGAATQSTIDELAELLQPGDVVVDGGNSRWTDDEKHAEELAAKGIGFVDCGVSGGVWGLENGYALMYGGDAENVAKVQPVFDALKPEGDLGAVHAGKVGAGHFAKMVHNGIEYAMMQAYAEGWELLEKVDSVTDVREVFRSWQEGTVIRSWLLDLAVNALDEDEHLDRLKGYAQDSGEGRWTVEAAIDHAVPLPAITASLFARFASRQQDSPQMKMIAALRNQFGGHAVEKK
- the recF gene encoding DNA replication/repair protein RecF (All proteins in this family for which functions are known are DNA-binding proteins that assist the filamentation of RecA onto DNA for the initiation of recombination or recombinational repair.) is translated as MHVTHLSLADFRSYARVDVPLDPGVTAFVGPNGQGKTNLVEAVGYLATLGSHRVSSDAPLVRMGADRAVIRAQVRQGERQQLVELELNPGKANRARINRSSQVRPRDVLGIVRTVLFAPEDLALVKGDPGERRRFLDELITARAPRMAGVRSDYERVLKQRNTLLKTAALARRHGGRTMDLSTLDVWDQHLAGVGAELLAQRLDLVAAIQPLADKAYEQLAPGGGPVSLEYKPSSPGIVGHAREELYEQLMAALGEARKQEIERGVTLVGPHRDDLVLKLGQLPAKGYASHGEAWSYALALRLASYDLLRAEGNEPVLILDDVFAELDARRRERLAELVAPGEQVLVTAAVDDDVPDVLTGTRYTVSDGTVERV
- a CDS encoding DUF721 domain-containing protein, which codes for MSGSEGTPKPPEPSGVDLARVALRAAKEAARARGEATQQQKQARRGGGLRSGARADGRDPMPLGPAINRLITERGWETPAAVGGVMGRWPQIVGHDLARKCVPERYDEDERVLHVRCESTAWATNVRLLAPQLVARLNEDLGQGTVRLLKVHGPAGSARRYGPLRAPGSTGPGDTYG
- the gyrB gene encoding DNA topoisomerase (ATP-hydrolyzing) subunit B, producing MADSGNPNENILSTEAPAGVAEASTTAYDASAITVLEGLDAVRKRPGMYIGSTGERGLHHLVQEVVDNSVDEALAGHADTIDVTILADGGVRVVDNGRGIPVGIVPSEGKPAVEVVLTVLHAGGKFGGGGYAVSGGLHGVGVSVVNALSTKVSVEIKTDGYRWTQDYKLGVPTAPLAQHEATDEHGTTVTFWADPDIFETTEYSFETLSRRFQEMAFLNKGLRINLADERESAKATAGADEAGEDEKHEVKSVSYHYEGGIVDFVKYLNSRKGDVVHPTVIDLEAEDKDKSLSLELAMQWNGGYTEGVYSFANIIHTHEGGTHEEGFRAALTNLVNKYAREKKLLREKDDNLTGDDIREGLTAIISVKLSEPQFEGQTKTKLGNTEVKTFVQKVVYEHLNDWLDRNPVEAADIVRKGIQAATARVAARKARDLTRRKGLLETASLPGKLSDCQSNDPIKCEIFIVEGDSAGGSAKSGRNPEYQAILPIRGKILNVEKARIDKILQNQEIQALISAFGTGVHEDFDIEKLRYHKIILMADADVDGQHINTLLLTFLFRFMRPLVEAGHVFLSRPPLYKIKWGREDVEYAYSDRERDALIEMGRQRGKRIREDSIQRFKGLGEMNAEELRITTMDQEHRVLGQVTLDDAAQADDLFSVLMGEDVEARRAFIQRNAKDVRFLDI